A single genomic interval of Melanotaenia boesemani isolate fMelBoe1 chromosome 4, fMelBoe1.pri, whole genome shotgun sequence harbors:
- the tmem184c gene encoding transmembrane protein 184C, with amino-acid sequence MPCSCGDWRRWIRPLVVVLYILLLIVVLPLCIWELQKSGVGTHNKAWFIAGIFVFMTIPISLWGILQHLVHYTQPELQKPIIRILWMVPIYSLDSWIALKYPSIAIYVDTCRECYEAYVIYNFMTFLLNYLENQYPSLVLMLEVQEQQKHLPPLCCCPPWPMGEVLLLRCKLGVLQYTVVRPVTTVIALICQLCGVYDEGNFSSANAWTYLVIFNNISQLFAMYCLVLFYRALRDELSPIKPVGKFLCVKMVVFVSFWQAVLIALLVKVGIISEKRTWDWQSVEAVATGLQDFIICVEMFLAAIAHHFSFTYKPYIREAEEVSCFDSFLAMWDISDVRADISEQVRNVGRTVMGRPRKSYFGEAQNDGERSGLLSSASQDAITEAASNQVSPKGQYQGLGRTVTPHSLSAPAGLSSAMCDEDLDHKSEETQEAERTDQTKEPAEADLIVIT; translated from the exons ATGCCCTGTTCCTGTGGGGACTGGAGAAGATGGATTCGGCCGTTGGTTGTTGTTCTGTATATTTTGTTGCTGATAGTCGTCCTGCCACTGTGCATCTGGGAACTGCAAAAGTCAGGG GTTGGTACACATAACAAAGCATGGTTCATTGCTGGGATATTTGTCTTCATGACCATACCCATATCATTATGGGGCATCCTTCAGCATCTGGTGCACTACACTCAGCCAGAGCTCCAGAAACCTATtatcag GATATTATGGATGGTGCCGATTTACAGCTTGGACAGT tggATTGCCCTGAAATACCCCAGTATAGCAATTTATGTGGACACTTGCAGAGAGTGCTACGAGGCCTATGTCATCTACAACTTCATGACTTTCTTACTAAACTACCTGGAAAATCAGTACCCCAGTTTGGTGTTGATGCTTGAGGTCCAGGAGCAGCAGAAACACCTGCCACCTCTCTGCTGCTGCCCGCCATGGCCAATGGGAGA GGTTTTACTATTGAGATGTAAACTGGGAGTGTTGCAGTACACTGTTGTAAGACCTGTCACAACAGTGATAGCTTT AATCTGTCAGCTGTGTGGAGTGTACGACGAAGGCAATTTTAGTTCAGCGAATGCATGGACCTACCTGGTTATCTTCAACAATATATCACAGTTG TTTGCCATGTACTGCCTGGTGCTGTTCTACCGGGCACTTAGAGACGAACTGAGCCCCATCAAACCAGTGGGCAAATTCCTATGTGTTAAAATGGtggtgtttgtctctttttg GCAAGCTGTGCTCATTGCCTTGCTGGTGAAAGTTGGTATTATCTCAGAGAAACGTACCTGGGACTGGCAAAGTGTGGAGGCTGTAGCCACTGGCTTACAG GACTTCATCATATGTGTGGAGATGTTTCTAGCAGCTATTGCCCATCACTTCAGCTTCACTTACAAACCTTACATCCGGGAGGCTGAGGAGGTTTCTTGCTTTGACTCCTTTTTGGCAATGTGGGACATCTCTGATGTCAGAGCAGACATTTCTGAACAAGTTCGTAATGTTG GGAGGACAGTTATGGGTCGTCCAAGGAAGTCATACTTTGGTGAGGCACAAAATGATGGTGAGCGATCCGGCCTTCTCTCTTCAGCATCTCAAGATGCCATCACTGAAGCTGCATCCAACCAAGTGTCTCCAAAAGGCCAATATCAGGGCctgggcagaactgtaacaccACATTCTTTGTCGGCACCTGCTGGGCTTAGTTCAGCCATGTGTGATGAAGATTTAGACCACAAATCTGAAGAAACTCAAGAGGCAGAAAGGACCGACCAAACCAAAGAACCAGCAGAGGCTGATCTCATTGTGATTACCTAG
- the prmt9 gene encoding protein arginine N-methyltransferase 9: MPNTSARPKHGRRTRRRHRVDPARDELISSSLESAQQCLFNQDYGTAFVHYLLVLNLAPMFKEFARESFRFTLFKWAEELDSVGRIQDLFDCYEQALEIFPADEVILNSMGEHLFRMGFRDEAAGHFHKALKLRPDYPEARENFYRVANWLVERWHFLMLNDHGRNRKYQQAIQKAVQSGCNTVLDIGTGTGILGMCAKKAGAAEVYACELSKTMYELACEVVTANGMDGCIKILHKKSLEMEVPTDIPHRVSLVVTETVDAGLFGEGIIESLIHAWHHLLLPPKRDESEFGDESNTGRVIPAGATVFGMAVECLEIRRHHRLCVTEVGGLSMAEAGKLHSPVSCSSDPDDSMEPYTTERLSRLPRGYKPLTEPFTALTIDFNNVQELEGLSSREVQEIRLPVTQEGELDALAVWFQLHLDEESSLSTGPQEDTCWEQAIYPVHSNKSFLLKPQDELIVEISCRDAYLRLSSVAVLRDGQKIYLDKRVDSQYSENPFPNLNPEAELCSALACLQTNQSQSEDFCMLECSEMALLNNQDYHQSFCSALAKLISKLKVKYQNHEQESADPAVSTPGSSLLYVLDVSEGFSLLSLIASSHGHVKAYSSMEKKKQQEVLKRLARSNGISEQHLEFWLNHMEDEQGMLQRPSREKLWSAIILDCVETCGLIRQKLMEKASLARCLLEEGGRIFPEKIVVYGILVESDTLLQESAVQGQEPTLGFNIAPFINQFTVPVHVFLDFSTLECRHLSEVAELFVLDLMDATANYTNRDVKVQAMSAGRITAIPFWYHIHLDQEISVSTLSQNSHWKQAAVVLQQPIEVRAGDWVNLAVRLHKSTISISVHIENTPAQMD, from the exons GAGTCCTTCAGGTTTACTCTCTTCAAATGGGCGGAAGAGTTGGACTCAGTGGGCCGCATTCAGGACCTTTTTGACTGTTACGAGCAAGCCCTGGAAATCTTCCCAGCTGATGAGGTCATCCTAAACAGCATGGGCGAACACTTGTTCCG GATGGGATTTAGAGATGAAGCTGCAGGTCATTTCCACAAAGCCTTAAAGCTGAGACCTGACTATCCAGAGGCCAGAGAGAACTTCTACCGTGTGGCCAACTGGCTAGTGGAGCGCTGGCATTTCCTCATGCTCAACGACCACGGGAGGAACCGGAAGTACCAGCAAGCCATTCAAAAAGCCGTTCAAAGTGGTTGTAACACCGTACTTGACATAGGAACTGGCACTGGAATCCTTGG TATGTGTGCAAAAAAAGCAGGAGCTGCAGAGGTGTACGCTTGTGAGCTGTCAAAGACGATGTATGAATTGGCCTGCGAGGTGGTGACTGCTAATGGAATGGATGGTTGCATCAAGATCCTCCATAAAAAATCCCTGGAGATGGAAGTGCCGACAGACATCCCACACAG GGTATCACTGGTGGTGACAGAGACAGTAGATGCTGGGTTGTTTGGAGAAGGCATCATAGAGAGTCTCATTCATGCCTGGCACCACCTGCTGCTGCCTCCAAAG aGAGATGAGAGTGAATTTGGAGACGAGTCCAACACAGGACGTGTTATTCCTGCTGGAGCCACTGTGTTTGGTATGGCTGTCGAGTGCCTGGAGATCCGTCGACATCACAG GCTCTGTGTGACAGAAGTGGGCGGTCTGTCCATGGCTGAAGCTGGGAAGCTCCATAGTCCGGTGAGCTGCAGCTCCGATCCAGATGACTCCATGGAGCCATACACCACAGAAAGACTCAGCAGGCTGCCGAGGGGTTACAAACCTCTCACAGAGCCATTCACAGCCCTCACTATAGATTTCAACAACGTGCAG GAACTGGAAGGCCTGAGCTCCAGGGAGGTTCAAGAAATCCGGTTACCTGTCACCCAGGAAGGAGAGCTGGATGCTTTGGCAGTGTGGTTCCAGCTCCACCTGGACGAGGAGAGCAGTCTGTCTACTGGACCCCAGGAAGACACCTGCTGGGAGCAAGCTATCTACCCTGTCCACAGCAACAAGA GTTTTCTGTTAAAGCCACAAGACGAGCTGATTGTTGAAATCTCCTGCCGGGACGCCTACCTGAGACTTAGCAGTGTTGCTGTGCTGAGAGATGGTCAGAAAATCTATCTAGACAAGCGTGTGGATTCGCAGTACTCTGAAAACCCTTTTCCAAACCTGAACCCAGAGGCAGAACTGTGCAGTGCATTAGCATGTCTTCAGACTAATCAGAGTCAAAGCGAAGACTTCTGCATGCTGGAATGCTCTGAGATGGCTCTCCTGAACAATCAGGATTACCATCAGAGCTTTTGCAGTGCATTAGCCAAGCTTATCTCCAAACTGAAGGTTAAATACCAAAACCATGAGCAGGAATCGGCTGATCCTGCCGTGTCCACACCTGGCAGCAGTCTGCTTTACGTGCTGGATGTGTCAGAGGGCTTCTCTCTGCTCTCCCTCATCGCATCCAGCCACGGTCACGTGAAAGCCTACAGCTCTATGGAAAAGAAGAAGCAACAGGAAGTGCTGAAGAGACTGGCTCGCTCCAATGGTATCTCAGAGCAGCATCTAGAGTTCTGGCTCAACCACATGGAGGATGAGCAAGGGATGCTGCAGAGGCCATCCCGGGAGAAACTGTGGAGCGCCATAATCCTGGACTGTGTGGAAACTTGTGGCCTCATTCGGCAGAAACTCATGGAGAAAGCTTCACTGGCCAG GTGTTTGCTGGAAGAAGGGGGACGTATTTTCCCCGAAAAGATTGTAGTGTATGGCATATTGGTGGAGTCAGACACCTTGCTACAGGAAAGTGCTGTCCAGGGTCAGGAGCCAACACTGGGATTCAACATCGCTCCTTTCATCAACCAGTTCACT GTACCAGTCCATGTGTTTCTGGACTTTTCCACACTGGAGTGTAGACATCTAAGTGAAGTTGCGGAGCTCTTTGTTCTTGACCTCATGGATGCCACTGCAAACTACACCAACAGAGACGTCAAG GTCCAGGCCATGTCTGCAGGCAGAATTACTGCAATTCCGTTCTGGTACCACATCCACCTGGACCAGGAGATCAGTGTAAGCACACTCAGCCAGAACTCTCACTGGAAGCAGGCAGCTGTTGTTCTGCAGCAGCCCATCGAAGTCCGAGCTGGAGACTGGGTCAACCTTGCCGTGAGGCTTCACAAAAGCACCATCTCCATCTCGGTCCATATAGAAAACACACCTGCACAGATGGACTGA